A stretch of the Verrucomicrobiia bacterium genome encodes the following:
- a CDS encoding type II toxin-antitoxin system HicA family toxin has protein sequence MKQVSGKELGRVIERRGWLLARISGSHIDTMAWRRERIVVPVHGNKPLKIGLLRSLMRIADPEEIDL, from the coding sequence GTGAAGCAGGTCTCCGGCAAAGAGCTCGGCCGCGTGATCGAGCGCCGAGGGTGGCTTCTTGCGCGGATCAGCGGGAGCCACATCGATACCATGGCGTGGCGACGGGAGCGCATTGTAGTTCCGGTGCACGGCAACAAGCCACTGAAGATCGGATTGCTTCGCTCACTCATGAGGATTGCTGACCCCGAGGAGATTGATCTTTGA
- a CDS encoding type II toxin-antitoxin system HicB family antitoxin, giving the protein MILKAIIHDAEEGGFWAEVPALPGCVTQGESIEEVTANLREAIEGWLDVDLAIAGDQQGTRVIELAV; this is encoded by the coding sequence ATGATACTGAAGGCGATCATCCATGATGCTGAGGAGGGGGGATTCTGGGCCGAGGTGCCGGCGTTGCCAGGCTGCGTGACGCAGGGGGAGTCCATTGAGGAGGTGACGGCAAACCTCCGGGAGGCCATCGAAGGCTGGCTGGACGTTGATCTCGCGATTGCCGGCGATCAGCAGGGAACGCGTGTCATTGAACTGGCCGTGTGA
- a CDS encoding DUF4926 domain-containing protein, producing MNAEIRELDVVALLTDRPVCGLVIGQVGTVVLSLDEDHFEVEFSGDDGRPYAMVPVPARELMVLHYAPVAA from the coding sequence ATGAATGCCGAAATCCGAGAGCTTGATGTTGTGGCCCTGCTCACCGACCGGCCCGTCTGCGGTTTGGTTATTGGCCAGGTCGGCACGGTCGTCTTGAGTCTCGATGAGGACCACTTCGAGGTGGAGTTCAGCGGAGACGATGGCCGTCCCTACGCAATGGTTCCGGTGCCGGCGCGGGAGTTGATGGTGCTCCATTACGCGCCGGTTGCAGCATGA
- a CDS encoding DUF4160 domain-containing protein: protein MRPVCRSQTWVVRPSGLATCAISWQVPPVPKVFEKDGFLFFFYSNEHRPIQVHVRRGSGEAVFEVAHGVELRESQGLKIKDLAKAEALASEHRELIITKWHEHLVR from the coding sequence ATGCGTCCCGTGTGCCGGTCGCAGACCTGGGTCGTTCGACCTTCGGGGCTGGCCACTTGCGCGATCTCCTGGCAGGTTCCACCCGTGCCGAAGGTCTTCGAGAAGGATGGTTTCCTGTTCTTCTTCTACAGCAACGAGCACCGTCCGATCCAGGTCCACGTTCGGCGCGGAAGCGGGGAGGCCGTGTTCGAGGTGGCGCACGGTGTTGAGTTGCGAGAGTCCCAAGGCCTGAAAATCAAGGACTTAGCGAAGGCCGAGGCCCTTGCATCAGAGCACAGAGAGCTGATTATTACAAAGTGGCATGAGCACCTTGTTCGATAG
- a CDS encoding transposase produces the protein MNPSPTAQKLKHVGLDVHAETIAVAIADPAGEVRSYGNIPAHTHALDKLHKRLTGDGSQARYVYEAGPTGFALCRHLRAQGIACDVVSPSLIPKRASDRVKTDRRDALTLARLLRAGELTSIHVPDEADEAIRDLVRCRLAAVEDLRRSSQTTDLSDGRPAVVTPATLDNQSASPKYATLELRRGPAVRSCALAGQSLLVLAQSTPGRIAASGSIFDNTMAARSATVPETYEFVS, from the coding sequence ATGAACCCGTCACCCACAGCACAAAAGCTCAAGCATGTCGGCCTGGATGTCCACGCCGAAACCATTGCCGTCGCCATCGCGGATCCCGCGGGCGAGGTCCGCTCCTACGGCAACATCCCAGCCCACACTCACGCGCTGGACAAGCTCCACAAGCGCCTGACCGGAGACGGTTCCCAGGCCCGCTACGTGTACGAGGCCGGTCCGACCGGTTTCGCCCTCTGCCGCCACCTCCGGGCTCAGGGCATCGCCTGCGACGTTGTCAGTCCCTCGCTCATCCCCAAGCGGGCCTCCGACCGGGTCAAAACCGATCGCCGTGACGCGTTGACGCTGGCCCGGCTCCTCCGGGCCGGCGAACTCACCTCCATCCACGTCCCGGACGAAGCCGATGAGGCCATCCGGGACCTGGTGCGTTGCCGGCTCGCCGCCGTGGAGGATCTGCGCCGCTCTAGCCAGACGACAGACCTGAGCGACGGTCGGCCCGCCGTGGTGACCCCCGCGACTCTCGACAACCAGAGCGCGTCGCCGAAGTACGCGACTCTTGAACTGCGACGCGGGCCGGCTGTTCGCTCCTGTGCTCTTGCTGGGCAGTCCCTCCTGGTGCTGGCTCAGTCCACACCCGGTCGAATTGCTGCTTCCGGATCGATCTTCGACAACACCATGGCCGCACGATCAGCAACTGTTCCAGAGACGTACGAGTTCGTGTCCTGA
- a CDS encoding DUF2442 domain-containing protein produces the protein MSTLFDSARSAVYRDGRIVLTMQSGTEFSFPVLGNPRLARGTPRELGNIEISPFGLHWPDLDEDLSIRGILAGDHGQNQVVEPLRPANGG, from the coding sequence ATGAGCACCTTGTTCGATAGCGCGCGTTCCGCCGTCTACCGCGACGGCAGGATCGTCTTGACGATGCAGAGTGGTACGGAGTTCAGCTTCCCTGTGCTGGGGAATCCGAGACTGGCACGGGGGACACCTCGGGAGCTCGGTAACATTGAGATCTCCCCTTTCGGCCTCCACTGGCCGGATCTCGACGAGGACTTGTCCATCCGCGGCATTCTCGCTGGCGACCATGGACAGAACCAAGTCGTCGAACCATTGCGTCCTGCGAACGGCGGTTGA